A region from the Pseudomonas promysalinigenes genome encodes:
- a CDS encoding NAD(P)H-quinone oxidoreductase: MKALQGVEGHVDWVEAQRPACDAGQVRIRVAAAGLNRADLLQMKGLYPPPPGASPYMGLECAGVIEEVGAGSDWRVGDRVCALLASGAMAEEVVVDARHVLPVPEGLSLHEAAALPEVYATAWLNIFQLGKVKAGEKVLVHAGASGVGSAAIQLCKAFGSPVWVSVGSKDRLNYCEALGAAGGVVRNENLDALEDIGPFDVILDPVGASYGELNLKLLARDGRWVIIGLMGGRTFELDLAQVLGKRLEITGSTLRNRDDGFKAELLRELQQQVWPLFSEGRLSPQLVDTYPVEFAQAAYAELESNQVSGKLVMVIDPSLS; encoded by the coding sequence GTGAAGGCATTGCAAGGCGTTGAAGGACATGTGGACTGGGTCGAAGCGCAGCGCCCAGCCTGTGACGCGGGCCAAGTACGCATTCGCGTGGCTGCTGCCGGTCTGAACCGGGCCGACCTGCTGCAAATGAAGGGTCTTTATCCGCCACCGCCAGGCGCCAGCCCTTACATGGGCTTGGAGTGCGCCGGGGTGATCGAGGAGGTGGGTGCCGGCTCCGACTGGCGGGTGGGCGACCGCGTCTGCGCACTGCTGGCCAGCGGTGCCATGGCCGAAGAGGTGGTGGTCGATGCCCGCCATGTGCTGCCGGTGCCCGAAGGCCTGAGCCTGCACGAAGCGGCGGCGCTGCCGGAGGTGTATGCCACGGCGTGGTTGAACATTTTCCAGCTGGGCAAGGTGAAGGCAGGGGAGAAAGTGCTGGTGCATGCCGGTGCCAGTGGTGTGGGCTCTGCAGCGATCCAGCTGTGCAAGGCTTTTGGTAGCCCGGTGTGGGTCAGCGTCGGCTCCAAGGATCGCCTGAACTACTGCGAGGCGCTGGGCGCCGCCGGTGGCGTGGTGCGTAACGAAAACCTCGACGCGCTCGAGGACATCGGCCCGTTCGACGTGATTCTCGACCCGGTCGGTGCGAGCTACGGCGAACTGAACCTGAAGCTGTTGGCCCGGGATGGCCGCTGGGTGATCATCGGCCTGATGGGCGGGCGCACGTTCGAACTGGACCTGGCTCAGGTGCTGGGCAAGCGCCTGGAAATCACCGGCTCTACCTTGCGCAACCGCGACGATGGCTTCAAGGCCGAGTTGCTGCGCGAACTGCAACAGCAGGTATGGCCGCTGTTCAGCGAAGGGCGCCTGTCGCCGCAACTGGTCGACACCTACCCGGTTGAGTTTGCCCAGGCGGCGTATGCGGAGCTCGAAAGCAATCAGGTCTCCGGCAAGCTGGTAATGGTCATTGACCCAAGCCTTTCTTAA
- a CDS encoding HAD family hydrolase yields the protein MALAIFDLDETLINGDCASLWSEQMARLGWVDGKAFLRRDHELMQAYGKGHLQMEDYMAFSLEPIAGRTLEEVEHLVEPWVEEVIEPIIYSDACRCIAEHRQRGDRILIISASGTHLVGPIAARLGVDEYLAIELEAVNGVFTGRTHGVLTYREGKITRLLEWLDQEQENLEGASFYSDSRNDLPLLLKVDHPYAVNPDAVLREHAQINGWPILNWS from the coding sequence ATGGCACTGGCAATTTTCGATCTGGACGAAACCCTGATCAATGGCGACTGTGCGTCGCTGTGGAGCGAGCAGATGGCACGGCTGGGCTGGGTTGACGGCAAGGCCTTCCTGCGCCGCGACCATGAGCTGATGCAGGCTTACGGCAAAGGTCACCTGCAGATGGAAGACTATATGGCGTTCAGCCTGGAGCCCATCGCCGGGCGCACGCTGGAGGAAGTGGAGCACCTGGTTGAGCCGTGGGTCGAGGAGGTGATCGAACCGATCATCTACAGCGATGCGTGCCGTTGCATCGCCGAGCACCGCCAGCGCGGCGACCGGATTCTGATCATCTCGGCTTCTGGGACACACCTGGTCGGCCCTATCGCGGCGCGGCTAGGGGTGGATGAGTACTTGGCGATCGAGCTGGAGGCGGTGAACGGTGTATTCACCGGCAGGACCCATGGCGTGCTGACCTACCGCGAAGGCAAGATCACCCGGTTGCTGGAGTGGCTGGACCAGGAGCAGGAAAACCTAGAGGGCGCGAGTTTCTATTCCGACTCGCGCAACGACCTGCCGTTGTTACTGAAGGTCGATCATCCATATGCGGTGAACCCGGATGCGGTCTTGCGCGAGCACGCCCAGATAAATGGCTGGCCGATCTTGAACTGGAGCTGA